CGCCGCCCCGATTGCCGGCGGGATCGGGCTCACGCCGGCCGTGCCGGCGACGGCGATGACCACCGGCACCACCATGCTGGCCGAGGCCGTATTGGACGAGGTTTCGGACAGCGCCACGCCGATGACGATGGCGATCGCCGTCAGCGCCCAGACGCTTTCGGCGCCCGACAGACGCACCAGCGCGCGCCCCACAGTCTCCGCGAACCCGGTCTCGAACATGAGGCGTCCAAGCGACAGGCCGCCGCCGAAGAGCAGGATGGTGCCCCACTCGATCCGCGCCGCGTCCCGCCAGGTGATGGTGAACGTCCGTCGCGCGACGTCGGTCGGAAGCATGAAGAGAAGGGCGGCCGCGGCCAAGGCCACGGCGGATTCGGGCAGCCTCGCCTCGAGGAGCCGCGCCGCCGGCGCCTCCGGTCCCGCCACCATGGCCAGCGCGCCCGGCAGCATCCACGAAACGCACGCGAGCCCGAAGACGGCGGCGACATTTCGCTGGGCTCGCGTCCAGGGGCCCATCGCCGTCCGCTGCGCCGTCACGTACTCTGCGATCGCCGCGCCCATGTCCCCGTGGGCGGGATAGCGGTGACGCAGGATCGCCCAGCACAGGACGAGCATGACGACGGTGACGGGCATGGTGACTGCCGTCCAGTCGAAGAAGGTCAGGCGCTGGCCCGTCAGGTTTCTCACCATGCCGATCGCGATCAGGTTGGGAGGTGAGCCCACGGGGATGCCCACCGCGACCGAGGACGACCACGTGAGCATCAGGAGGAGCCCGATGGAAAAGCGGCTCCGCGCGGGGTCGCCCGCCGGCC
This is a stretch of genomic DNA from Candidatus Rokuibacteriota bacterium. It encodes these proteins:
- a CDS encoding DASS family sodium-coupled anion symporter, with product MIALLVGPALFGVVLAAPLEGLTAPAHRLAAVFVWVVAYWVTEAIPLPATSLLGSVLCIVLGVAPAGTVLAPYADPVIFLFVGSFILAEAMRSSGLDRRFAWALLRHEWATRSPGRLLAALGAVTCAISLWVSNTATTAMMLPVGLGILAALGPAGDPARSRFSIGLLLMLTWSSSVAVGIPVGSPPNLIAIGMVRNLTGQRLTFFDWTAVTMPVTVVMLVLCWAILRHRYPAHGDMGAAIAEYVTAQRTAMGPWTRAQRNVAAVFGLACVSWMLPGALAMVAGPEAPAARLLEARLPESAVALAAAALLFMLPTDVARRTFTITWRDAARIEWGTILLFGGGLSLGRLMFETGFAETVGRALVRLSGAESVWALTAIAIVIGVALSETSSNTASASMVVPVVIAVAGTAGVSPIPPAIGAALGASVGFMLPVSTPPNAIVYGTGLVPLREMIRAGLWLDVASSIVIWISLRLLCPLLGVM